A section of the Pimelobacter simplex genome encodes:
- a CDS encoding D-alanine--D-alanine ligase family protein, giving the protein MRTRTRVAVIGGGHNCEHDVSLASAASVATALDPALYDVVPLTIGRDGTWHDRGGRPIGLSGAVQVLRGCDVVFPVVHGPRGEDGALAALCELAGLPYVGSGIRPGALAMDKWATKLVAQAVGLATAPGRLVTAATAAHLAWSHPVVVKPVAAGSSQGVTLVDRPEGLRPALDAAFALDDRVLVEDVVTGREIDVAVLRRADGSLLVPPALEIVVDGLFDYDAKYGGHADFRIPAAVDEAEAKALEDAAVTAYEALGCAGLARIDFFLTDAGPVLNEVNTVPGMTEHSQAPRMFAAAGLSYPDLLDELVRAAHR; this is encoded by the coding sequence ATGAGGACCCGCACCCGGGTCGCCGTCATCGGCGGCGGCCACAACTGCGAGCACGACGTCTCCCTGGCCTCCGCGGCCTCGGTCGCGACGGCCCTCGACCCCGCGCTGTACGACGTCGTCCCGCTCACCATCGGCCGCGACGGCACCTGGCACGACCGGGGCGGGCGACCGATCGGGCTCAGCGGTGCCGTGCAGGTGCTGCGCGGGTGCGACGTGGTCTTCCCCGTCGTGCACGGTCCACGCGGCGAGGACGGCGCGCTCGCCGCTCTCTGCGAGCTGGCCGGCCTGCCGTACGTCGGCTCCGGGATCCGTCCCGGCGCGCTCGCGATGGACAAGTGGGCGACCAAGCTCGTCGCTCAGGCGGTCGGCCTGGCCACCGCACCCGGCCGCCTGGTCACCGCCGCCACCGCCGCGCACCTGGCGTGGTCGCACCCGGTCGTGGTCAAGCCGGTCGCCGCCGGGTCGAGCCAGGGCGTCACGCTGGTCGACCGGCCCGAGGGGCTGCGGCCCGCGCTCGACGCCGCCTTCGCGCTCGACGACCGGGTCCTGGTCGAGGACGTCGTCACCGGCCGCGAGATCGACGTCGCCGTGCTGCGCCGTGCCGACGGCAGCCTGCTGGTGCCGCCCGCGCTGGAGATCGTCGTCGACGGGCTCTTCGACTACGACGCCAAGTACGGCGGCCACGCCGACTTCCGGATCCCTGCCGCGGTCGACGAGGCCGAGGCCAAGGCGCTCGAGGACGCCGCCGTGACGGCCTACGAGGCGCTGGGCTGCGCCGGCCTGGCCCGGATCGACTTCTTCCTCACCGACGCCGGACCGGTCCTCAACGAGGTCAACACCGTGCCCGGGATGACCGAGCACTCGCAGGCCCCGCGGATGTTCGCCGCCGCCGGCCTCTCCTACCCGGACCTGCTCGACGAGCTCGTCCGGGCCGCGCACCGGTGA
- a CDS encoding M15 family metallopeptidase, whose protein sequence is MTILLSDPRVRAVPVVENGEPLVRLPHELSPAGALVRAGLAERLVAADRRLPAGVRLRVVEGFRPVAEQRAIIARYDGELRALHPEIDAVELARLSSRFVAPVEVAPHVAGAAVDLTLVDVLGDELDLGTAIDATPEQSDGRCWFAAAGIGPDARAHRALLADVLEEQELVNYPTEWWHWSYGDRYWALTTGAPQALYGPLSAAVAA, encoded by the coding sequence ATGACGATCCTCCTGTCCGATCCCCGCGTGCGGGCCGTGCCCGTGGTCGAGAACGGCGAGCCGCTGGTGCGGCTCCCGCACGAGCTGTCCCCGGCCGGTGCGCTGGTGCGTGCCGGGCTGGCCGAGCGGCTGGTCGCGGCGGACCGGCGGCTGCCGGCCGGGGTCCGGCTCCGGGTGGTCGAGGGGTTCCGGCCGGTCGCGGAGCAGCGCGCCATCATCGCCCGGTACGACGGCGAGCTGCGCGCCCTGCACCCCGAGATCGACGCGGTCGAGCTCGCCCGGCTGAGCAGCCGGTTCGTGGCGCCGGTCGAGGTCGCGCCGCACGTGGCCGGTGCCGCGGTCGACCTGACGCTGGTCGACGTGCTCGGCGACGAGCTCGACCTCGGTACGGCGATCGACGCGACCCCCGAGCAGAGCGACGGCCGCTGCTGGTTCGCCGCGGCCGGGATCGGCCCGGACGCCCGCGCGCACCGCGCGCTGCTGGCCGACGTGCTGGAGGAGCAGGAGCTGGTCAACTACCCGACCGAGTGGTGGCACTGGAGCTACGGCGACCGCTACTGGGCGCTGACCACCGGAGCCCCGCAGGCGCTCTACGGGCCGCTGTCCGCGGCGGTGGCGGCATGA
- a CDS encoding DUF4153 domain-containing protein, protein MSAQPLVGVRSIKVKLGLLVAASATLAAAVGAIGTAGGVPAWLSIPVTIGLALALTQLLAVGMTSPLRQMTAAARRMATGDYDVRVTDTSRDEVGELARAFNTMARDLAGVDKQRRDLVANVSHELRTPLAGLRAVLENVIDGVGPRDLDALGTALAQAERMSGLVEDLLDLARVDAGRAPLAARPVPLAVLLADAVAEAEALGRGVQYDVRVTPPDLVVVADPARLHQLVANLLDNASRHSPADGTVLVTARPQGERYLLEVRDSGPGVPAAERERVFAPFGTHPESAATGGTGLGLAIARWVTDLHGGSIGFVDPVPGTTGARVRVDLPLAPTPRPQEVAMPAPTPPVPAPAPAPAPVPAPVAGVPVTDDLLGTFWPERGVPARVGLLLGALGAGLLGGLVLPERALGIGTFLVLLGAGAVVLVASPRRRDPFTLTCAALCVLLAGTAVVRDAEWIVVLCLLTGAGVCVVGVTRGRTLGGFLLAGVMWPAAGLRGLPWLGRTLGALPGLGHGAALVRTLVWSALGLVVFGALFASADALVAEWLGAVVPDLSAENVVLRGFVTVAVGGTVLAAAYLALNPPRLERERTGATPGSRPVARRYEWLAPVLVVVAMFAVFLVAQATVVFGGHAYLRRTTGLTYAEYVHQGFAQLTVATVLTLLVIAVAARKAPRATASDRLWLRGALGALCVETLVVVASALYRMDVYQEAYGFTRLRLLVDVFEAWLGLLVLAVMAAGLVLKAGWLPRFALISGTVALLGLAAANPDAWIARHNLDRYEQTGRVDWAYLDGLSDDAVPVLSELPAAERACALSGWSRSDDDWLEWNLGRARASSAMGEVRAVPVPTEGCRPTD, encoded by the coding sequence GTGAGCGCCCAGCCGCTCGTCGGCGTCCGCTCGATCAAGGTCAAGCTCGGCCTCCTCGTCGCGGCCAGCGCGACGCTCGCCGCCGCGGTCGGCGCGATCGGCACCGCGGGCGGCGTACCGGCCTGGCTGAGCATCCCGGTCACCATCGGGCTCGCGCTCGCCCTCACCCAGCTGCTCGCCGTCGGGATGACCTCGCCGCTGCGCCAGATGACCGCGGCCGCGCGACGGATGGCGACCGGCGACTACGACGTCCGGGTCACCGACACCTCGCGCGACGAGGTCGGCGAGCTGGCCCGCGCCTTCAACACGATGGCCCGCGACCTGGCCGGCGTCGACAAGCAGCGCCGGGACCTCGTCGCCAACGTCAGCCACGAGCTGCGCACGCCGCTGGCCGGGCTGCGCGCCGTCCTCGAGAACGTCATCGACGGCGTCGGTCCGCGCGACCTCGACGCGCTCGGCACCGCGCTCGCCCAGGCGGAGCGGATGAGCGGTCTCGTCGAGGACCTCCTCGACCTCGCCCGGGTCGACGCCGGCCGCGCGCCCCTCGCCGCCCGGCCGGTTCCGCTCGCCGTGCTGCTGGCGGACGCGGTCGCCGAGGCCGAGGCGCTCGGCCGCGGCGTCCAGTACGACGTCCGGGTCACCCCGCCCGACCTGGTGGTCGTCGCCGACCCGGCCCGGCTGCACCAGCTCGTCGCGAACCTGCTCGACAACGCCTCCCGGCACAGCCCGGCCGACGGCACCGTCCTGGTCACCGCGCGACCGCAGGGCGAGCGCTACCTGCTGGAGGTCCGCGACTCCGGGCCGGGCGTCCCCGCGGCAGAGCGGGAGCGCGTGTTCGCGCCGTTCGGCACCCACCCCGAGTCGGCCGCGACCGGCGGCACCGGGCTCGGTCTCGCCATCGCCCGCTGGGTCACCGACCTGCACGGCGGCTCCATCGGCTTCGTCGACCCCGTCCCCGGCACCACCGGTGCCCGGGTGCGGGTCGACCTCCCGCTCGCCCCCACCCCTCGACCCCAGGAGGTCGCGATGCCCGCGCCGACGCCCCCTGTCCCGGCCCCCGCGCCTGCCCCGGCCCCGGTCCCCGCCCCCGTGGCCGGGGTGCCGGTGACCGACGACCTGCTCGGCACGTTCTGGCCCGAGCGCGGCGTACCGGCCCGGGTCGGCCTGCTCCTCGGCGCGCTCGGCGCCGGCCTGCTCGGCGGCCTCGTGCTGCCCGAGCGCGCCCTCGGCATCGGCACCTTCCTGGTGCTGCTCGGCGCGGGGGCCGTCGTCCTCGTCGCCAGCCCGCGGCGGCGCGACCCGTTCACGCTGACCTGCGCGGCGCTGTGCGTGCTGCTCGCCGGCACGGCCGTCGTCCGCGACGCGGAGTGGATCGTCGTGCTGTGCCTCCTGACCGGCGCCGGTGTGTGCGTCGTCGGCGTGACCCGCGGCCGGACCCTCGGCGGCTTCCTCCTGGCCGGCGTGATGTGGCCGGCCGCGGGTCTGCGCGGACTGCCCTGGTTGGGCCGCACCCTCGGCGCCCTGCCCGGCCTCGGCCACGGCGCGGCCCTGGTCCGCACGCTGGTCTGGTCGGCCCTCGGACTCGTCGTCTTCGGCGCGCTCTTCGCCTCGGCCGACGCCCTCGTCGCCGAGTGGCTGGGCGCGGTCGTCCCCGACCTCAGCGCCGAGAACGTCGTCCTGCGCGGCTTCGTCACCGTCGCCGTCGGCGGCACCGTGCTCGCCGCGGCGTACCTCGCGCTCAACCCGCCGCGACTCGAGCGCGAGCGCACGGGCGCGACACCCGGCTCGCGGCCGGTCGCCCGGCGCTACGAGTGGCTCGCCCCGGTGCTCGTGGTGGTCGCGATGTTCGCGGTCTTCCTCGTCGCCCAGGCCACGGTGGTCTTCGGCGGCCACGCCTACCTGCGCCGGACGACGGGCCTGACCTACGCCGAGTACGTCCACCAGGGCTTCGCCCAGCTCACCGTCGCCACCGTGCTGACCCTGCTCGTCATCGCCGTCGCCGCGCGCAAGGCGCCCCGCGCGACGGCGTCCGACCGGCTCTGGCTGCGCGGCGCGCTCGGCGCTCTGTGCGTCGAGACGCTCGTGGTCGTCGCGTCCGCGCTGTACCGGATGGACGTCTACCAGGAGGCCTACGGGTTCACCCGGCTCCGCCTGCTGGTCGACGTCTTCGAGGCCTGGCTCGGCCTGCTCGTGCTCGCCGTGATGGCCGCCGGTCTCGTGCTCAAGGCGGGCTGGCTGCCCCGCTTCGCCCTGATCAGCGGCACGGTCGCCCTGCTCGGCCTCGCCGCGGCCAACCCCGACGCGTGGATCGCCCGGCACAACCTCGACCGCTACGAGCAGACCGGACGCGTCGACTGGGCCTACCTCGACGGTCTCTCCGACGACGCCGTCCCGGTCCTCTCCGAGCTGCCGGCCGCCGAGCGGGCCTGCGCGCTGTCGGGCTGGAGCCGCTCGGACGACGACTGGCTGGAGTGGAACCTCGGCCGCGCCCGGGCGTCCAGCGCGATGGGCGAGGTGCGCGCCGTGCCGGTCCCGACGGAGGGCTGTCGTCCCACCGACTGA
- the alr gene encoding alanine racemase, which translates to MNGGLAVQTRTSGPAVVAGPQLSVDLTAVARNTERLAASTHGELMAVVKADGFGHGALDVARTALAHGATRLGVTSLAEAWPLREAGLVAPVLSWLNPVDADFAAATAQDVEVAIPSAAHLGAVVAAPGRTRIHLHVDAGMARDGAEPAAWPELCRIARRAELCGAVEVVGVMGHLGCADDPADACNALGRNRFAWAVEVARAAGLRPRQRHLAATAATLTDPRTHHTMSRVGAGLVGIDPSRSTALAPAMTLTAPLVQVRRVRGGTSVGYGHAHRTGGSTYLGLVPLGYADGLPRVASDRAEVLVRGARRPVVGRISMDQVVVDLGACGADAGEPVTVFGPGAHGEPTVAEWAGWAGTIEHEIVTGLGARVARRTAAVPHLRSLA; encoded by the coding sequence ATGAACGGCGGACTGGCCGTGCAGACCCGGACGAGCGGGCCGGCCGTGGTGGCGGGTCCGCAACTGAGCGTCGACCTGACCGCCGTCGCCCGCAACACCGAGCGGCTCGCCGCGAGCACCCACGGCGAGCTGATGGCCGTGGTCAAGGCGGACGGCTTCGGGCACGGCGCTCTCGACGTCGCCCGGACCGCGCTCGCCCACGGTGCCACCCGGCTCGGCGTCACCAGCCTCGCCGAGGCGTGGCCGCTGCGCGAGGCGGGCCTGGTCGCGCCGGTGCTGAGCTGGCTCAACCCGGTCGACGCCGACTTCGCCGCGGCCACCGCGCAGGACGTCGAGGTCGCGATCCCGAGCGCGGCCCACCTGGGTGCGGTCGTCGCCGCGCCGGGCCGGACCCGGATCCACCTGCACGTCGACGCGGGCATGGCCCGCGACGGCGCCGAGCCCGCCGCGTGGCCCGAGCTGTGCCGGATCGCCCGTCGCGCCGAGCTGTGCGGCGCGGTCGAGGTGGTGGGAGTGATGGGCCACCTGGGCTGCGCCGACGACCCGGCCGACGCGTGCAACGCGCTGGGCCGCAACCGCTTCGCGTGGGCCGTCGAGGTCGCCCGTGCCGCCGGCCTGCGCCCGCGGCAGCGCCACCTCGCCGCGACCGCCGCGACGCTCACCGACCCGCGCACGCACCACACGATGAGCCGGGTCGGCGCCGGGCTGGTCGGGATCGACCCGTCCCGGAGCACCGCGCTGGCGCCGGCGATGACGCTGACCGCCCCCCTCGTCCAGGTACGACGCGTGCGCGGCGGGACGAGCGTCGGCTACGGCCACGCGCACCGCACCGGCGGGTCGACGTACCTGGGGCTGGTGCCGCTGGGCTACGCCGACGGCCTGCCCCGGGTCGCGTCCGACCGGGCCGAGGTGCTGGTCCGCGGCGCCCGGCGCCCGGTCGTCGGCCGGATCTCGATGGACCAGGTCGTCGTCGACCTCGGCGCCTGCGGCGCCGACGCGGGCGAGCCGGTCACCGTCTTCGGCCCCGGCGCGCACGGCGAGCCGACCGTCGCCGAGTGGGCCGGCTGGGCCGGGACCATCGAGCACGAGATCGTCACCGGGCTGGGCGCGCGGGTCGCGCGCCGGACCGCTGCGGTGCCCCACCTGAGGAGCCTGGCATGA